From a single Schistosoma mansoni strain Puerto Rico chromosome 4, complete genome genomic region:
- a CDS encoding putative chromosome transmission fidelity factor, giving the protein MLDCDCSDDDLDRLLEIDEEVKYENQQLPIVDLGTNNRSQNPSHKRTLSPELEQCSSSKILKTLVADHEKDKLQDNIQPCTSTSRNAGLLKRIPLVGDYVSLTFNSGERFYLSFSESDIDDLPDKSNKYFCNYESSGLVYKAEELLKNSKSNMISAQIEEKHSKSGFAQLWTTKYSPSTYLDLISDETTNRTLLRWLKSWDPYVFGTPVPKTQVKSNTNLGPVPYKSNDIEAIAGEINPRDGLPRYRLILISGPPGLGKTTLAHLLAQHAGYQVIEINASDDRSLGVLRDRLTAIVSSSTSLNTSKKTNFGNHETKLKPCCLIMDEIDGAMPVVVELLANAAKNTLPSNTERQQQRNRRANPPLVLRRPVICICNDLYSPSIRALRAPGIPCLTIRIPIVDLGRLVSRLDLITKTEGLSIDKITLTQLVEMSDRDIRSCLNTLQFLSSVKSLDNNINHKLGCLSANDILSLSQFHNGGLKDVQKGIFDVWKAVFTIPSSRLLSNRRITKSECNNNNNNNARRRNGKNHDTQSARLAYIMGVIEASTDHQQVTLGIFENYLYGHLKDATLRVARQASEWFVFDDLLNTCVHTKSNYSLLRYANFLPCWFHMALATPSGLFNTFNTANNTSTGNVKSVGGLRWPSAPSETAATRSHYLAILDQLYSNQWNLPQCKSDKSVSNFSSFRFLPRRHFLLDMAPTLITLLSLIASTLRPLSAQLYSQQEKLALDNLVNLMLNLGLNWLAEQDSESNEVKYQLNPPLDLVACFTKSSSLNSLGYGTKQFIARELEIERVRRSESMINRDVNKSEVCNDITKLNSKPSLENLMDTESQKSKLIGTKSSKVKKDFFGRVINDKMNISNTANTTEDCGEQGEFIVDRDIYYRFKEGYSNAVRRPVTMKEFL; this is encoded by the exons ATGTTGGACTGCGACTGTAGTGATGATGATCTTGATAGATTACTTGAAATTGATGAAGAAGTAAAGTATGAAAATCAACAATTGCCTATTGTTGACTTGGGCACAAATAACCGTTCCCAAAATCCTAGCCATAAGAGGACTCTATCACCGGAGTTGGAGCAAT GTAGCTCATCAAAAATATTAAAGACATTGGTGGCTGATCATGAGAAGGACAAGCTCCAAGATAATATTCAGCCATGCACATCTACATCAAGAAATGCTGGTCTATTGAAAAGGATTCCGTTGGTCGGGGATTATGTTTCATTGACGTTTAATAGTGGTGAACGATTTTATCTGAGTTTTAGTGAATCCGATATTGATGATTTACCTGATAAATCGAACAAGTATTTTTGTAACTATGAATCATCAGGTTTAGTTTATAAAGCTGAGGAACTT cTGAAGAATTCCAAGTCTAACATGATCAGTGCACAAATCGAAGAAAAACACAGCAAATCTGGTTTCGCACAGTTATGGACTACGAAATATTCCCCATCTACTTATTTAGACTTGATATCAGATGAG ACTACTAATCGAACTCTCCTCAGGTGGTTGAAATCCTGGGACCCATATGTATTCGGGACACCAGTACCTAAAACCCAAGTTAAATCAAACACGAATCTAGGACCGGTaccatacaaatcaaatgatattgaAGCTATAGCTGGCGAAATTAATCCTCGTGATGGACTACCTCGATATAGACTGATATTAATTTCTGGACCACCAGGTTTGGGAAAAACTACTCTTGCTCACTTGTTGGCTCAGCATGCTGGATATCAAGTAATTGAAATAAATGCGAG CGATGACCGTAGTTTAGGTGTACTACGTGATCGTTTAACGGCAATCGTTTCTAGTTCAACCAGTTTAAATACATCAAAGAAGACAAATTTTGGTAATCATGAAACAAAGCTTAAGCCGTGTTGTTTGATCATGGATGAAATAGACGGAGCTATGCCTGTAGTAGTTGAACTATTAGCGAATGCTGCAAAAAATACTTTGCCGTCTAATACTGAACGACAACAACAGCGGAATAGACGTGCTAATCCTCCTTTAGTTTTGCGTCGTCCTGTTATCTGTATATGTAATGATCT ATATTCTCCATCGATTCGAGCGTTACGAGCTCCCGGAATACCTTGCTTAACTATACGTATACCCATTGTTGACTTGGGTCGATTAGTTTCTAGACTTGATTTAATAACTAAAACAGAAGGATTATCTATTGACAAAATAACCCTTACACAATTGGTAGAAATGTCTGATCGAGATATTCGTTCGTGTTTAAATACATTGCAA ttCTTGAGTTCAGTGAAATCTCTAGATAATAATATAAACCATAAATTAGGTTGTTTGTCAGCGAATGATATTTTATCATTGTCTCAATTTCATAACGGTGGTCTGAAAGATGTTCAGAAAGGTATATTTGATGTGTGGAAAGCTGTATTCACCATTCCTTCATCTCGTTTACTTTCAAATCGTAGAATAACCAAGTCTgaatgcaataataataataataataatgcaaggCGAAGAAATGGTAAAAATCATGATACTCAGTCTGCTAG aCTGGCCTATATAATGGGCGTTATAGAAGCCTCTACTGATCATCAACAAGTCACACTGGGTATATTTGAGAATTATCTTTATGGTCATTTAAAGGATGCAACCTTACGAGTA GCTCGTCAGGCATCTGAGTGGTTTGTGTTTGACGATTTGCTTAACACCTGTGTACATACTAAATCGAATTACTCACTCCTACGCTATGCTAATTTCTTGCCTTGCTGGTTTCATATGGCTTTAGCTACACCATCAGGTCTTTTCAACACATTTAATACTGCTAATAACACATCAACCGGAAATGTCAAATCTGTAGGTGGTTTACGTTGGCCTTCTGCTCCTTCGGAAACTGCTGCCACTCGTTCACATTATTTGGCAATATTGGATCAGTTATATTCAAATCAATGGAACCTACCTCAATGTAAATCTGATAAGTCTGTCAGTAATTTTAGCAGTTTTCG GTTTCTACCACGTCGTCATTTTTTATTAGATATGGCACCTACTTTAATTACTCTTTTGAGTCTGATCGCTTCCACTCTTCGGCCGTTGAGTGCACAGCTGTATAGTCAACAGGAGAAGTTAGCGCTTGACAATTTAGTCAATTTAATGTTAAATCTTGGTTTGAATTGGTTGGCAGAACAGGATTCTGAGAGTAACGAAGTTAAATATCAACTTAATCC GCCATTAGATCTTGTTGCTTGTTTCACGAAGTCAAGTAGTTTGAACTCACTTGGATACGGTACTAAACAATTTATTGCACGTGAGTTAGAAATTGAAAGAGTTCGACGTTCTGAATCAATGATTAATCGAGATGTTAATAAATCAGAAGTTTGTAATGACATCACTAAATTGAATTCCAAACCATCACTGGAGAATTTAATGGATACTGAATCACAAAAATCAAAACTTATTGGTACAAAAAGTTCAAAG GTGAAAAAAGATTTCTTTGGACGCGTAATCAATGATAAAATGAACATTTCTAATACTGCGAATACAACTGAAG ATTGCGGTGAGCAAGGAGAGTTCATTGTCGATCGGGATATTTACTACCGCTTTAAGGAGGGCTACTCAAATGCAGTTCGACGACCGGTTACTATGAAAGAATTCTTGTAA